One genomic region from Kamptonema formosum PCC 6407 encodes:
- a CDS encoding peptidoglycan-binding protein, whose product MDKLTDFDLAVTHEKTANFHPAKYWKNPLSLTSIPLVIFTILLTLFSWGNPALALRRGDRGPEVVELQKNLQTRGYYAGETTGFYDAATRAAVRKFQQEKGLRVDGIAGRRTLSKLQSKSEESQATLTTTKTYSQQTSKSENVKPPAIDGKTDNAPKKAETSNKMTLKKTIYGNISPKSVVYSGAGLFFAQNMMYRHTISVYDRKFNLVKTIPDTVKLSAFGFSKFKGNYRGAPVEAAFSTDGKYAYVSNYQMYGSGFKNPGSDRCSPSRKHDRSFLYRINTESLNIEKVIQVGSVPKFNAVSPDNRFLLVSNWCTWDLSVVDTEKNQEVKRIKLGAYPRGIAVDAESKNAYVAVMGSSDIAKVSLKDFSVERLRNIGSSPRHLNIDPAGKYLYSTLNGEGTVAKIDLKMGKVVDKVGTGRAPRSMTISSDGQILYVVNYFSNTVSKVRTKDMKVLQKVNVNSHPIGITYDPETKQVWVACYSGSIMIFQD is encoded by the coding sequence ATGGATAAACTGACTGACTTCGATTTAGCTGTAACTCATGAAAAAACTGCTAACTTTCACCCGGCAAAATATTGGAAAAATCCCCTTAGTTTAACTTCTATTCCTTTAGTAATTTTTACTATTTTGCTGACGCTTTTCAGTTGGGGAAATCCCGCACTAGCGCTGAGAAGAGGCGATCGCGGCCCTGAAGTTGTCGAACTCCAGAAAAACTTGCAAACGAGAGGCTACTATGCTGGTGAAACTACAGGATTTTACGACGCTGCAACTCGCGCTGCTGTCAGAAAATTTCAACAAGAAAAAGGTCTAAGAGTTGACGGAATTGCTGGCCGTCGTACTCTCTCAAAGCTACAATCTAAATCTGAGGAATCTCAGGCAACTTTAACCACAACTAAGACATATTCCCAACAAACATCGAAGTCTGAGAATGTTAAACCACCTGCGATCGATGGTAAAACAGATAATGCTCCGAAAAAAGCAGAGACTTCAAACAAGATGACGCTCAAAAAAACTATTTATGGCAATATTTCGCCTAAATCAGTTGTTTATTCGGGCGCAGGTTTGTTTTTTGCCCAAAACATGATGTACCGCCACACAATCTCTGTTTACGATCGCAAATTCAATTTAGTCAAAACTATTCCCGATACGGTGAAGTTATCAGCATTTGGCTTCTCAAAATTCAAAGGCAATTATCGAGGTGCTCCGGTTGAAGCTGCTTTTTCTACTGATGGCAAGTACGCCTATGTATCTAATTATCAAATGTACGGTTCTGGATTTAAAAATCCAGGTAGCGATCGCTGTTCTCCTTCAAGAAAGCACGATCGAAGTTTCTTATACCGTATTAACACCGAATCTCTTAACATCGAAAAAGTTATTCAAGTTGGTTCCGTTCCCAAATTTAATGCAGTTTCCCCAGATAACCGCTTTCTGCTAGTTAGTAATTGGTGTACGTGGGATTTAAGCGTAGTAGACACCGAGAAAAACCAGGAAGTAAAGCGGATTAAACTGGGTGCATATCCGCGTGGTATTGCCGTAGATGCAGAGTCAAAAAATGCCTACGTTGCTGTCATGGGTTCCTCCGATATTGCCAAGGTAAGTCTCAAAGATTTTTCTGTAGAAAGGCTGAGAAATATTGGCAGTTCGCCGCGTCATTTGAACATTGACCCCGCTGGAAAATATCTTTATTCTACTTTGAATGGTGAGGGAACTGTCGCTAAAATTGACCTTAAAATGGGTAAAGTTGTGGATAAAGTTGGTACGGGTAGAGCGCCTCGTAGTATGACGATTTCCAGTGACGGTCAAATCCTTTATGTTGTCAATTACTTTTCTAATACTGTCAGTAAAGTCCGTACCAAAGATATGAAAGTGCTGCAAAAAGTTAATGTTAATTCGCACCCGATTGGAATCACCTACGATCCTGAAACTAAGCAGGTTTGGGTTGCTTGCTATTCTGGTAGTATTATGATATTTCAAGATTGA
- a CDS encoding NF038130 family PEP-CTERM protein — protein MAYLVKQFLISASVLVGLGAIAPASSLAASITGATIGGTAAYLTYSSNGTNTFTVANTQANVQAALDGDSSSPGGNVELFSNSEQSPISPANISQSFNALYNFLDYNQYTSLSGQIGGQDTVLLPINYYSILFYLPVAFSVLATQIFLMSIKMAGQLKLV, from the coding sequence ATGGCATACTTAGTTAAGCAATTTTTAATTAGCGCATCAGTATTAGTTGGTTTGGGTGCGATCGCTCCTGCTTCATCTTTAGCTGCATCCATCACTGGTGCTACCATTGGTGGTACAGCAGCTTATTTAACATATTCCTCCAACGGTACTAACACATTCACAGTCGCTAATACTCAGGCTAACGTACAAGCAGCCCTAGATGGAGATAGTAGTAGTCCTGGGGGAAACGTAGAGTTATTTTCTAATAGCGAACAATCTCCAATTTCCCCAGCAAATATATCTCAGAGCTTTAATGCTCTTTACAATTTCTTAGATTATAATCAATACACCAGCTTAAGCGGTCAAATTGGCGGTCAAGATACGGTATTGCTTCCAATCAACTACTATTCAATACTTTTCTACTTGCCGGTGGCTTTCAGCGTTTTAGCGACCCAAATATTTCTTATGTCAATCAAGATGGCGGGACAATTAAAATTGGTTTAG
- a CDS encoding NF038130 family PEP-CTERM protein produces the protein MASNQLLFNTFLLAGGFQRFSDPNISYVNQDGGTIKIGLAGHYDALALLGIPSIPGLPLQASELVKVIYGGKTEYKYSFNATQSGLTASDDGISHNGNYEVTLSAEPVPEPTTMVGLILGGSGLLAARRKSMKKA, from the coding sequence ATTGCTTCCAATCAACTACTATTCAATACTTTTCTACTTGCCGGTGGCTTTCAGCGTTTTAGCGACCCAAATATTTCTTATGTCAATCAAGATGGCGGGACAATTAAAATTGGTTTAGCGGGTCACTACGATGCCCTAGCTTTGTTAGGAATTCCATCAATACCAGGATTGCCCTTACAAGCAAGCGAACTTGTTAAAGTTATCTATGGCGGTAAAACTGAATATAAATACAGTTTTAATGCCACGCAATCTGGTTTAACAGCTTCAGATGACGGCATTTCTCATAATGGTAATTATGAAGTCACTCTAAGCGCCGAACCAGTTCCAGAACCAACAACAATGGTGGGTTTAATTTTGGGTGGAAGTGGCTTACTTGCAGCCAGACGCAAATCGATGAAAAAAGCATAA
- a CDS encoding M3 family metallopeptidase, whose product MTAAIVNENPLLIGKGLPPFNTIKAEHVVPAITQILAELEKELSSLEATVKPTWSGLVEPLQSIVERLNWSWGVIGHLTGVKNSPELRTAHETMQPQVVQFWNKFSQSKPLYDAFKALHSGSEWESLDSAQKRIVESSIRDSELSGVGLEGDKKERFNAIQMELAEIGTKFSNHVLDATKAFSLTLTNKDEVDGLPPSLLSLAAQSARAEGAEDATTENGPWRITLDFPSYGPFMQHSTRRDLREKLYKAFMSRASSGELNNWPLIDRILELRKEKAALLGFSSYAELSLASKMAPNVEAVEALLEELRGASYDAAIKDLENLKAFAATKGSPEAQDLKHWDISFWAERQREEKFAFSAEELRPYFPLPQVLDGLFTLVNRLFGVTVTAADGEAAVWHEDVRYFQIADEKGNAIAYFYLDPYSRPAEKRGGAWMDECIVRAKIMDVDGQKTRLPVAYLVCNQSPPVDGKPSLMNFIEVETLFHEFGHGLQHMLTKVDHPGAAGINNIEWDAVELPSQFMENWCYDRATLFGMAKHYETGETLPEHYYQKLLAARNYMSGSGMLRQLHFSLVDIELHHGYQPGGEESVMDVRNRIAKTTTVLPPLPGDSFLCAFGHIFAGGYAAGYYSYKWAEVLSADAFSAFEEAGLENEDAIASTGARFRDTVLGLGGSLHPMEVFKAFRGREPSTKPLLVHTGLAVA is encoded by the coding sequence ATGACTGCTGCGATCGTTAATGAAAACCCCTTACTAATTGGCAAAGGACTACCTCCCTTCAATACCATTAAAGCAGAGCACGTAGTCCCTGCAATCACACAAATACTAGCCGAACTAGAGAAAGAGCTTAGCAGCTTAGAAGCAACTGTTAAACCGACTTGGAGTGGCTTAGTAGAACCCTTACAGAGCATTGTAGAGCGTTTAAACTGGAGTTGGGGCGTAATTGGACACTTAACTGGTGTTAAGAATAGCCCAGAATTGCGAACTGCTCACGAAACTATGCAGCCTCAAGTTGTCCAGTTTTGGAATAAATTTAGCCAAAGTAAACCTTTATATGATGCTTTTAAAGCATTGCATAGCGGCAGCGAATGGGAAAGTTTAGACTCAGCTCAAAAGCGAATTGTAGAATCCTCTATCCGAGATTCAGAGCTGTCTGGCGTAGGATTAGAAGGTGATAAAAAAGAACGTTTCAATGCTATTCAAATGGAATTAGCCGAAATTGGTACTAAATTTTCTAACCACGTTCTTGACGCTACAAAAGCTTTTAGTCTCACTCTGACAAATAAGGATGAAGTTGATGGTTTACCTCCTAGTTTACTCAGTTTAGCCGCTCAATCTGCTCGTGCTGAAGGCGCAGAAGATGCTACTACTGAAAATGGCCCTTGGCGCATCACTTTAGATTTCCCCAGTTATGGCCCTTTCATGCAGCACAGCACCCGCCGCGACTTGCGAGAAAAGCTTTACAAAGCTTTTATGAGTCGTGCTTCTAGCGGCGAGTTGAATAATTGGCCGCTAATCGATCGCATTTTAGAATTGCGAAAAGAGAAAGCTGCTTTGCTGGGATTTAGCAGTTATGCTGAATTGAGTTTAGCTAGTAAAATGGCTCCTAATGTGGAAGCTGTAGAGGCTTTGCTGGAAGAATTGCGCGGCGCTAGTTACGATGCTGCTATCAAAGATTTGGAGAATTTAAAGGCTTTTGCTGCTACGAAAGGCTCCCCGGAAGCTCAAGATTTGAAGCACTGGGATATCAGTTTTTGGGCAGAACGTCAGCGGGAAGAAAAGTTTGCTTTTAGTGCTGAAGAATTGCGGCCTTATTTTCCTTTACCCCAGGTACTTGATGGCTTATTTACTTTAGTAAATCGGCTGTTTGGCGTGACTGTCACTGCTGCTGATGGTGAGGCGGCAGTATGGCATGAGGACGTGCGTTATTTCCAGATTGCTGATGAGAAAGGAAATGCGATCGCGTATTTCTATTTAGACCCTTACAGTCGTCCCGCAGAAAAGCGCGGTGGTGCTTGGATGGATGAGTGTATTGTACGGGCTAAAATCATGGATGTAGACGGACAAAAAACACGCTTGCCTGTGGCTTATTTGGTCTGCAATCAATCTCCTCCTGTAGATGGAAAGCCGAGTTTAATGAACTTTATAGAAGTTGAAACTTTGTTCCATGAATTCGGTCATGGCTTGCAGCATATGTTGACAAAAGTAGACCATCCGGGGGCGGCCGGCATCAATAATATTGAGTGGGATGCAGTGGAATTACCCAGTCAATTTATGGAGAATTGGTGTTACGATCGCGCTACTCTGTTCGGCATGGCTAAGCATTACGAAACAGGGGAAACTTTGCCAGAACATTATTATCAAAAGTTACTGGCTGCACGCAATTATATGAGTGGTAGCGGGATGTTGCGGCAGTTACATTTTAGCTTGGTTGATATTGAATTGCATCACGGCTATCAGCCAGGAGGCGAGGAAAGTGTAATGGATGTTCGCAACCGCATTGCTAAGACTACAACTGTTTTACCGCCATTGCCTGGAGATTCATTTTTGTGCGCCTTCGGACATATTTTTGCTGGCGGTTATGCGGCGGGATATTACAGTTATAAATGGGCTGAGGTTTTGAGTGCTGATGCTTTTTCTGCTTTTGAGGAGGCTGGTTTGGAAAATGAGGATGCGATCGCATCTACGGGGGCTCGTTTCCGCGATACTGTCTTAGGATTAGGGGGAAGTTTGCATCCGATGGAGGTGTTTAAGGCTTTCCGAGGAAGGGAACCGAGCACTAAACCTTTATTGGTACATACTGGTTTAGCTGTTGCTTAA
- the glsA gene encoding glutaminase A: protein MLNSPIQTFLDELHLKFQPLKEGVLANYIPELVKANPDWFGICVVTADGQIYQAGDCDQLFTIQSISKAFVYGMALEDRGRDYVLTRVGVEPTGDAFNSIQVDEVSKRPYNPMVNAGAIATTSLIKGIDPTERLNRMLDMFQRYVGRDLFVDMSVFTSERSTGHRNRAMAHLMLNFGMIEPNIDEALDLYFQQCSVMVNCQDLAVMAATLANCGINPISKARAVESRYVRNILTIMYTCGMYNFAGEWAYTVGLPAKSGVSGGIIAVAPHKMGIAVFSPLLDSHGSSVRGLKVCEEISEQFGLHLFDLRADNSQFWGVNSEST, encoded by the coding sequence TTGTTAAATTCTCCGATTCAAACCTTCCTCGACGAATTACACCTGAAATTCCAGCCACTAAAAGAGGGTGTACTGGCTAACTACATTCCCGAACTAGTAAAGGCAAATCCTGACTGGTTTGGTATTTGTGTCGTTACAGCAGACGGTCAAATTTATCAAGCTGGTGACTGCGACCAACTATTTACAATTCAGTCAATTTCTAAAGCTTTTGTCTATGGAATGGCTTTAGAAGATCGCGGTCGAGATTACGTTTTAACCAGAGTTGGTGTTGAACCTACGGGAGATGCTTTTAATTCTATTCAAGTAGATGAAGTTTCAAAACGGCCTTATAATCCAATGGTAAATGCAGGCGCGATCGCTACTACCAGTTTAATCAAAGGCATAGACCCCACCGAACGCCTCAACCGAATGTTAGATATGTTCCAGCGTTACGTCGGTCGCGATTTATTCGTAGATATGTCTGTTTTCACCTCAGAACGCAGCACCGGACACCGCAACCGCGCAATGGCACACCTCATGCTCAATTTTGGCATGATTGAACCCAATATCGACGAAGCTCTAGACCTTTATTTTCAGCAATGTTCCGTCATGGTTAACTGCCAAGATTTAGCAGTTATGGCCGCCACCCTCGCTAATTGTGGCATCAATCCGATCTCCAAAGCACGAGCCGTTGAATCTCGCTATGTGAGAAATATTTTAACAATTATGTACACTTGCGGTATGTATAATTTTGCTGGTGAATGGGCTTATACAGTCGGGCTTCCCGCCAAAAGCGGCGTTTCTGGGGGAATTATCGCCGTTGCTCCTCATAAAATGGGGATCGCAGTCTTCTCACCTTTGCTGGATTCTCATGGTAGTAGTGTGAGAGGTCTGAAGGTATGTGAGGAAATTTCCGAACAATTTGGCCTGCACTTATTCGATTTACGAGCGGACAATTCTCAATTTTGGGGAGTTAATTCTGAGTCAACTTAA
- a CDS encoding TIGR03792 family protein, with the protein MIIEWLKFRVPAEKCEAFIQRDEEVWTAGLRSFPGFLGKETWVDPERNEVVFMIRWETREQWKSIPQNKIDEIDQLMGDLQMPIVEVREYQVRKFLH; encoded by the coding sequence ATGATAATTGAGTGGTTAAAATTTAGAGTTCCTGCTGAAAAATGTGAGGCTTTTATTCAGCGAGACGAAGAAGTTTGGACGGCTGGATTAAGAAGCTTCCCTGGTTTTCTAGGCAAAGAAACATGGGTAGATCCAGAGCGAAATGAGGTCGTATTTATGATTCGTTGGGAAACTAGAGAACAGTGGAAGTCTATTCCGCAAAATAAAATAGATGAAATCGACCAATTGATGGGGGATTTGCAGATGCCGATTGTTGAAGTTCGTGAGTATCAGGTACGGAAGTTTTTGCATTAG
- a CDS encoding AAA family ATPase, whose product MGSGYFSDRQDNSLQNNPQSRGLLGAGWRPLYREFNLSYLLHLAANDPLELTQKTLDIASDVADALGRNQYSWFANILNVFSENTRYEIDEFWNYITPQPLGPDYRYKDILSIETPVTQLVSRDSIPIDYVLNKLQEITIFKVLTLLGKPEIVTQCFMERHFYYPTERFVSWDRLEVLGTVYAFWPQRSCWLQIDDYDRGRRRYTLMSKDIAPMVNKATYNLAVILSGYKSRVGQVQSQYPIRTFPPDIQNFTDTVQQAVLDRSQLAVLVSGEPGTGKTAWTQAVAKEILMPLGYVIFILDHDAVENFVPPSYLERICIIINEADNLAQNRASDAAQRNSKTEHILSLLDGTLYQSVIDEDGIQVQQKLVVLMTCNTTDRLDPAVLRKGRVDFTSEFTYKFV is encoded by the coding sequence ATGGGTTCAGGATACTTTAGCGATCGCCAAGACAATTCCCTCCAAAACAACCCTCAAAGTAGAGGGCTATTAGGCGCTGGTTGGCGACCATTATATAGAGAGTTTAACTTGAGTTACCTGTTGCATTTAGCAGCTAACGATCCCTTAGAACTCACTCAAAAAACTCTGGATATCGCCAGCGATGTCGCTGATGCTCTCGGTCGCAATCAATATAGTTGGTTCGCAAATATTTTAAATGTATTTTCTGAAAACACGCGCTATGAAATTGACGAATTTTGGAACTATATTACCCCCCAACCATTAGGCCCAGATTATCGGTACAAAGACATTCTGAGTATAGAAACTCCTGTTACTCAATTAGTGAGCCGCGATAGTATTCCCATCGATTACGTTCTCAACAAATTGCAGGAAATTACAATTTTCAAGGTTCTGACTTTGTTGGGTAAGCCCGAAATCGTTACCCAGTGCTTTATGGAGCGGCATTTTTATTACCCAACAGAGCGATTTGTAAGCTGGGATCGTCTGGAAGTTTTAGGCACTGTTTATGCTTTTTGGCCGCAACGCTCCTGCTGGCTGCAAATAGATGACTACGATCGCGGACGCAGGCGCTATACTTTGATGTCGAAAGATATCGCGCCGATGGTAAATAAAGCTACTTACAATCTGGCCGTCATCCTCAGTGGTTACAAAAGCCGGGTTGGACAAGTTCAGAGTCAATATCCAATTCGGACATTTCCCCCTGATATCCAAAATTTTACTGATACAGTGCAGCAGGCGGTACTCGATCGCAGCCAATTGGCCGTACTCGTCAGCGGAGAACCAGGGACTGGCAAAACTGCCTGGACGCAAGCTGTAGCCAAGGAAATTCTAATGCCTTTGGGGTATGTAATTTTTATCTTGGATCACGATGCTGTAGAAAATTTCGTACCGCCTAGCTATTTGGAGCGAATTTGTATTATTATTAATGAAGCTGATAATTTGGCACAAAATCGTGCCAGCGACGCAGCTCAGCGCAATAGTAAAACCGAGCACATTCTGAGTTTACTCGACGGAACCTTATACCAGAGTGTCATTGATGAAGATGGCATTCAAGTTCAGCAAAAACTCGTAGTTTTGATGACGTGCAATACGACTGACAGACTAGATCCAGCAGTTTTACGGAAGGGAAGGGTCGATTTTACCAGTGAATTTACCTACAAATTTGTCTGA
- a CDS encoding RNA 2'-phosphotransferase — protein MNNSRLVKISKYLSRHLRHTPERLGIELSPGGWVAVDRLLAASSDRNFPIQLAELKEVVAKNDKQRFSFDSTGTLIRANQGHSITVDLQLEPAVPPDVLYHGTGKGAVESILKSGICKMSRHHVHLSVNIKTAQKVGARHGLPVVFTIAAEAMHDRGYTFYCSENGVWLVEYVPPEYLKLT, from the coding sequence ATGAATAACTCTCGGTTAGTTAAAATCAGCAAATATCTCAGTAGACATCTTCGGCACACACCAGAGCGCTTAGGCATAGAACTCTCTCCTGGGGGCTGGGTTGCTGTCGATCGACTCCTAGCTGCAAGCAGCGATCGCAATTTCCCTATTCAACTGGCAGAACTCAAAGAAGTAGTCGCAAAAAACGACAAACAACGTTTCTCATTTGACTCCACAGGTACTCTAATTCGTGCTAACCAAGGACATAGTATAACAGTTGATTTACAATTAGAGCCTGCTGTTCCTCCTGATGTGTTATATCACGGAACTGGAAAAGGCGCAGTCGAGTCTATTCTCAAGAGTGGAATTTGCAAAATGTCGCGACACCACGTTCATCTATCTGTTAATATAAAAACAGCGCAAAAGGTAGGAGCAAGGCACGGTTTACCAGTAGTTTTTACTATCGCCGCAGAAGCAATGCACGATCGAGGTTATACATTTTACTGTTCTGAAAATGGAGTTTGGCTTGTCGAGTACGTTCCGCCTGAATATCTAAAGCTAACCTGA
- the rpmH gene encoding 50S ribosomal protein L34, which produces MTQQTLHGTSRKRKRTSGFRARMRTKNGQAVISARRKKGRHRLAV; this is translated from the coding sequence ATGACACAGCAAACCTTACATGGAACCAGCCGCAAACGCAAAAGAACATCAGGTTTTCGGGCCAGAATGCGAACCAAAAACGGTCAAGCCGTAATTAGCGCCCGCCGCAAAAAAGGTCGTCATCGCTTAGCAGTCTAG
- the rnpA gene encoding ribonuclease P protein component — protein sequence MLPPANRLRRKEDFSAVYRKGIRRNSHHLTLRALRHSNKAELAQQQKDLKSLPATCIGISISLKVSKRSVVRNRIKRQIRAALRQMLPRISPGWNLVIVVRPTAQECNYGEFLQELEQLLVEAEVLNGN from the coding sequence ATGTTGCCCCCAGCCAACCGACTCCGGCGCAAAGAAGACTTCAGTGCCGTTTACCGCAAAGGAATTCGCCGCAATTCCCACCATCTGACATTAAGAGCTCTGCGGCACTCAAATAAAGCCGAATTAGCTCAGCAGCAAAAAGACTTGAAATCCTTGCCTGCAACGTGCATCGGCATTTCTATTAGTCTCAAAGTTAGCAAGCGTTCAGTCGTCCGCAACCGAATTAAGCGACAGATTCGGGCCGCCCTGCGGCAGATGTTGCCCCGCATCTCTCCTGGGTGGAATCTAGTAATTGTAGTTCGGCCTACAGCCCAAGAGTGCAATTATGGTGAATTTCTGCAAGAATTAGAGCAGTTGTTGGTAGAAGCGGAGGTGCTAAATGGGAATTAA
- a CDS encoding PH domain-containing protein: MGIKEEVFYEGGPAIADLMINLLLGMTVVGLPLAVGAIVRSLWLRYRITNRRISVTGGWMGGDRTDIVYSEIVKIVKVPRGFGTYGDMVVTLKNGGRLELRAIPRFREIYDYINEKLSPAAQKASLTTSK; the protein is encoded by the coding sequence ATGGGAATTAAAGAGGAAGTCTTTTATGAAGGCGGGCCGGCGATCGCAGACTTGATGATTAACCTACTGTTAGGTATGACCGTAGTTGGCTTACCCCTAGCCGTAGGAGCGATCGTGCGATCGCTGTGGCTGCGCTACCGGATCACCAACCGCCGAATCTCAGTGACAGGCGGCTGGATGGGAGGCGATCGCACGGACATAGTTTACTCAGAAATTGTCAAAATAGTAAAAGTACCACGCGGTTTCGGCACCTACGGAGATATGGTCGTCACCCTCAAAAATGGTGGCCGCTTAGAACTTCGGGCAATTCCTAGATTCCGTGAAATCTACGATTACATAAATGAAAAACTGTCTCCAGCAGCTCAAAAAGCTAGCCTCACAACCTCTAAGTGA
- the yidC gene encoding membrane protein insertase YidC codes for MDFGISFLSNNLMLPILDFFYGIVPSYGLAIVALTLVIRFALYPLNAGSLRNMRRMKVAQPLMKERVEQIQKLHKDNPAKQQEEMSKVYKEFGNPLAGCFPLLVQMPVLFALFATLRGSPFSDVNYTVNLQVLPQEQIERVQPQAFATPPQNIYIADSVHAPIIGLLPGGDKLGVGEKTHLEFQTVEGKPLAALAAEYDQNTLVPHWKVIKGEERVQVDEQGNITALEPGDATIQGTIPGLATNKGFLFIEALGRVGAIDPDGKIHWDILVMILGFGISLYVNQTLSGQTQGPNDNPQQATINKLTPVIFSGMFLFFPLPAGVLMYMLVANIFQTVQAFILSREPLPDNLQKIVDEAEAKAKKDKGEDALPFEPGRTKKKA; via the coding sequence ATGGATTTTGGTATCTCGTTTCTCTCCAATAACCTAATGCTACCGATCCTAGATTTTTTCTACGGGATCGTGCCTAGTTACGGTTTAGCGATCGTAGCTCTGACGCTTGTAATTCGCTTTGCCCTTTACCCGCTAAATGCAGGCTCCCTTCGCAATATGCGCCGCATGAAAGTAGCGCAGCCATTGATGAAAGAGCGAGTTGAGCAAATTCAGAAGCTACATAAAGACAATCCTGCCAAACAGCAGGAAGAAATGAGCAAAGTATACAAAGAATTTGGCAATCCCCTAGCTGGATGCTTCCCGCTATTGGTGCAAATGCCAGTGCTATTTGCCTTATTTGCCACTTTGCGAGGTTCGCCTTTTTCTGATGTTAACTATACCGTTAACCTCCAAGTCCTACCCCAAGAACAGATCGAACGGGTACAACCGCAAGCTTTTGCAACTCCTCCTCAAAATATTTACATCGCCGATAGCGTTCACGCTCCGATTATCGGCTTACTTCCAGGGGGAGACAAACTCGGAGTTGGCGAAAAAACCCATCTAGAGTTTCAAACAGTTGAGGGCAAACCGCTAGCGGCTCTAGCAGCAGAATACGATCAAAATACGCTCGTCCCCCATTGGAAAGTAATCAAAGGGGAAGAGCGGGTGCAAGTGGATGAACAAGGGAACATTACAGCTCTAGAACCCGGAGATGCAACGATTCAAGGTACGATCCCTGGTTTGGCGACAAACAAAGGCTTCCTATTTATTGAAGCCCTCGGCCGTGTCGGCGCGATCGATCCAGACGGCAAGATTCACTGGGATATTCTGGTAATGATTCTGGGCTTTGGTATCAGCTTGTATGTTAACCAAACCCTTTCTGGACAAACTCAAGGGCCGAATGATAATCCCCAGCAGGCGACAATTAATAAACTCACTCCCGTGATATTTTCTGGGATGTTTTTGTTCTTTCCCCTGCCAGCAGGTGTGTTGATGTATATGCTGGTTGCTAACATCTTTCAAACCGTTCAGGCTTTTATTTTGTCACGGGAACCATTACCGGACAATCTCCAGAAAATAGTAGATGAAGCTGAGGCGAAAGCAAAGAAAGATAAGGGAGAAGATGCACTTCCTTTTGAGCCGGGACGTACTAAGAAGAAGGCTTGA